The following are encoded together in the Sulfurospirillum tamanense genome:
- the cas5b gene encoding type I-B CRISPR-associated protein Cas5b codes for MRALRFELSGKTACFRKPDVNAYAYFTYNNIHKPALLGLLGSVIGLGGYTQLFEKNRTLKKGQLGYDEGYPEFYEKLKELKVAITPLAPNGYFSKKIQTFNNSVGYASLEQGGNLIVREQWLENPSWQILILDDESEVFQKISEYFLGGKSVFIPYLGKNDHPAKIDEVKLVELFPFIKEQKVSSLFEEDKLQIVKSPPRGELSYYFKEISPIRLNEQHHFYEYANLVFTNHKIEIENVEDVLSCEGNNYAFI; via the coding sequence ATGCGTGCGCTTAGGTTTGAACTAAGCGGTAAAACCGCTTGTTTTAGGAAGCCTGATGTGAATGCTTATGCGTATTTTACTTACAATAACATTCATAAGCCAGCACTTCTTGGGCTTTTGGGTTCTGTCATTGGGCTTGGTGGCTATACGCAACTTTTTGAAAAGAATCGCACTTTAAAAAAAGGCCAGTTGGGCTATGACGAGGGCTATCCCGAGTTTTATGAAAAACTAAAAGAGCTCAAAGTGGCTATAACGCCGCTTGCGCCAAATGGCTATTTCAGCAAGAAGATTCAAACGTTTAACAATAGTGTTGGTTATGCCAGCCTTGAGCAAGGTGGTAATCTTATTGTTCGTGAGCAGTGGCTTGAAAATCCTTCTTGGCAGATATTGATACTTGATGATGAAAGCGAAGTCTTTCAGAAAATCAGTGAGTACTTCTTGGGCGGCAAGTCAGTTTTTATCCCTTATCTTGGTAAAAACGACCATCCTGCAAAGATAGATGAAGTGAAGCTAGTTGAGCTTTTCCCCTTTATCAAAGAGCAAAAAGTATCTTCACTTTTTGAAGAAGATAAACTACAAATAGTAAAATCTCCACCACGTGGAGAGTTATCGTACTATTTTAAAGAAATCTCACCTATTCGCCTTAACGAACAACATCATTTTTATGAGTATGCAAACTTGGTATTTACAAATCATAAAATTGAAATTGAAAATGTCGAAGATGTTTTATCTTGCGAGGGCAACAATTATGCTTTTATCTGA
- a CDS encoding type I CRISPR-associated protein Cas7 — MTRVYGVIGIKAKMANWNADFTGRPKSTSNGDIFGSDKALKYPMKKMWENEGKKVLFIKSWKEEKGSIVPNQLGERYKLLFSDIDKKTETKEVMNNLFKAVDVKNFGATFAVEGQNISITGAVQFGQGFNKFDDTNIEIQDILSPFTDSKAEEKGKEAKQSTLGTKITVDETHYFYGFSINPKNYDEYKTLLGAEFQGYTEADYAEFKKVALVSATAYSTNSKFGCENEFALFLTCKDDKCYLPDLSDYVKFDSQKREIDLGELEKLIEGKFASVEVYFNPFKLSLKTSLDKFNIFTQEKL, encoded by the coding sequence ATGACAAGAGTTTACGGAGTAATCGGAATCAAAGCAAAAATGGCAAATTGGAATGCGGATTTTACGGGAAGACCAAAATCAACCAGTAATGGTGATATTTTTGGAAGCGATAAAGCACTTAAGTATCCTATGAAAAAAATGTGGGAAAATGAGGGTAAAAAAGTACTTTTTATTAAGAGTTGGAAAGAGGAAAAGGGTTCAATTGTTCCAAATCAATTAGGAGAAAGATATAAGCTTCTTTTTAGTGATATTGATAAAAAAACTGAAACTAAAGAGGTGATGAACAACCTTTTTAAGGCAGTAGACGTTAAGAATTTTGGTGCAACATTTGCAGTAGAAGGGCAAAATATTTCTATCACTGGTGCTGTGCAATTTGGGCAAGGATTTAACAAATTTGACGATACCAATATTGAAATTCAGGACATATTATCCCCTTTTACAGACTCTAAAGCAGAAGAAAAAGGCAAAGAAGCAAAACAATCAACACTTGGTACAAAAATCACCGTTGATGAAACACATTATTTTTATGGTTTCTCTATTAACCCTAAAAATTATGACGAATACAAAACCCTTTTAGGTGCAGAGTTTCAAGGCTATACTGAAGCAGATTATGCAGAGTTTAAAAAAGTTGCATTGGTCAGTGCTACCGCCTACAGCACTAACTCAAAATTTGGATGCGAAAATGAGTTCGCTTTGTTTCTTACATGTAAAGACGATAAATGTTACTTGCCAGACTTGAGTGACTATGTGAAGTTTGATAGTCAAAAAAGAGAGATTGACCTTGGCGAGCTTGAAAAACTTATCGAAGGCAAGTTTGCAAGTGTTGAAGTTTATTTTAATCCTTTCAAACTTAGCTTGAAAACATCTTTGGATAAATTTAATATTTTTACCCAAGAGAAATTGTAA
- the cas6 gene encoding CRISPR-associated endoribonuclease Cas6, with amino-acid sequence MQGFELKCKAYLKKEVAFAQSFEALSKYVSFSMHQGELGEKHAQEGYKHYVFGGLLPIEPAKVYIQGNLYTFTVRSLDEGFIDKLSVALRQNTGNEYFLAVETHKKRLTPFFISELYSATPVIVSVGNGKYWTLNESGDIVGLQRQLHDNLEKKYQSFYGEPLHVKDNFIQLIELKNQKPQNIAITKTGKPIRFFGNKFRIVPNEDEGSQKLAFVALMCGLGEKNSYGGGFMLAGGMR; translated from the coding sequence ATGCAAGGATTTGAACTGAAATGCAAGGCATATTTGAAGAAAGAGGTGGCGTTTGCCCAGAGTTTTGAAGCACTTTCAAAGTACGTGAGTTTTAGCATGCACCAAGGAGAACTTGGGGAAAAACATGCACAAGAGGGCTACAAACACTATGTTTTTGGCGGCCTACTGCCCATCGAACCCGCAAAAGTCTACATCCAAGGAAACCTCTATACCTTCACAGTGCGCTCTTTGGACGAGGGGTTCATTGACAAGCTAAGTGTCGCTTTGAGGCAAAACACGGGCAATGAGTATTTTTTAGCAGTTGAAACCCACAAAAAGAGGCTCACGCCCTTTTTCATCAGCGAACTCTACAGTGCCACGCCCGTCATCGTCTCGGTGGGCAATGGCAAATACTGGACACTCAACGAAAGCGGCGACATCGTAGGGCTCCAACGCCAACTCCACGACAACCTAGAGAAAAAATACCAAAGCTTCTACGGCGAACCTTTACATGTAAAGGATAATTTCATCCAACTCATCGAACTCAAAAACCAAAAACCTCAAAATATCGCCATCACCAAAACAGGCAAACCCATCCGCTTTTTCGGCAATAAATTCCGCATCGTCCCCAACGAAGACGAAGGAAGCCAAAAGCTAGCCTTCGTGGCGTTGATGTGCGGGCTGGGAGAGAAGAATAGTTATGGGGGTGGGTTTATGCTTGCGGGAGGGATGCGATGA
- a CDS encoding ABC transporter substrate-binding protein, which yields MVRITAFFLVIVSWLSAQEAVTLQLKWLHQFQFAGYYAALEKGFYEEEGLHVTIRARDTLSNNIDQVIAGEAQYGVSDSILFLYRAKGEPVVIVSPIFQHSPSVVLTLKSSGIDSPYKLENKKLVFYPRDTDGFGVLAMLKHLDVRPQLIREKSLNSVALLKEGKVDALSAYATNEPFYFLEEGVDVNILNPSNYGFAMYGDMLFTNAFEAKNHPDRVERFRRASLKGWEYALKHKEEIVRLIHKKYAPHKSLEHLRFEADATEQMIGQKITPLGTLDKGRLEYTLKTYAEHGLIDNNVPVDEYVFTTFKEMVESNAPILTQEELAYLAKKRTLNVCIQPDWMPFEKNEQGKHVGMSADYMAVFGRQLDISSRLVETSSWAETLAFAREKKCDIIPFIVDTPERRDFLRFTQPYLSAPLVLVTSINEIFVDALHQVSGKKVGIVGGYAINEMLKANYPKIKFIEVESLDRGFELVRKGELFGFVNSLPVAGYQIQQKYFGQLKIGTKLDEFLSLSVGVRDDEPILAAILDKAIAMTSSNEHQEIFNRWVSVSYERGSDYALVLWWAIGLSSVFGVVVFLVVKSNRALNSEIEGRKIVEQKLTRYIDLVDKHIIVSSTDLRGVITEASTKFCEISGYSKEELIGKKHNLIKDPNTPKEFYEQMWRDLIEKDYWSGEVHNRSKNGTYYWVRASISSIFDLQGNKIGYTAIRQNITSEKLLEEMSIKDELTGAFNRRFFNESVPRMINSAKRDKTVVTFAIFDVDYFKPYNDTYGHQAGDKALKKIVEAVAGCLGRSDDTLYRLGGEEFGVFYRGLDISQSKDFLEKMRMAIEELRIKHEGNKASPYITASFGAVIKKANEISSLDALYKEADDLLYEAKEAGRNKVRSNVPDGVS from the coding sequence ATGGTACGAATTACTGCTTTTTTCTTGGTTATTGTTTCGTGGTTAAGCGCCCAAGAAGCTGTTACGCTTCAGCTTAAATGGCTTCATCAATTTCAATTTGCGGGCTACTATGCCGCTCTTGAAAAAGGGTTTTACGAGGAAGAAGGTTTACATGTAACGATTCGGGCGCGCGATACTTTGTCTAACAACATCGACCAAGTCATCGCAGGTGAAGCCCAATACGGTGTGTCGGACTCTATTTTGTTCCTTTACCGGGCTAAGGGCGAGCCTGTGGTTATTGTCTCTCCTATTTTTCAACACTCTCCCAGTGTAGTGCTAACGCTAAAAAGCAGTGGCATCGACTCGCCTTATAAGCTTGAAAACAAAAAACTTGTTTTTTACCCTAGAGATACAGACGGGTTTGGAGTTTTGGCGATGCTAAAGCATTTGGATGTCAGGCCACAACTCATCCGTGAAAAATCTCTAAATAGTGTTGCGCTTTTAAAAGAAGGCAAGGTGGACGCGCTTAGTGCATACGCTACTAATGAGCCGTTTTATTTTTTAGAAGAAGGTGTAGATGTCAACATCTTAAATCCCTCTAATTATGGGTTTGCGATGTATGGTGATATGCTTTTTACAAATGCTTTTGAGGCAAAGAACCACCCTGATCGCGTGGAGCGCTTTAGGCGTGCTTCTTTAAAAGGTTGGGAATACGCGCTTAAGCATAAAGAAGAGATTGTTCGTCTTATCCATAAAAAATATGCCCCGCATAAATCTCTAGAACACTTGCGTTTTGAAGCAGATGCTACGGAGCAAATGATTGGACAAAAGATTACGCCTCTTGGCACCCTCGATAAAGGACGGTTGGAATATACTCTCAAAACCTATGCTGAGCATGGATTGATTGACAACAATGTGCCTGTGGATGAGTATGTGTTTACTACGTTTAAGGAAATGGTGGAGTCAAATGCACCAATCCTTACCCAAGAAGAGCTTGCTTATTTGGCAAAAAAACGAACACTCAACGTGTGTATTCAGCCTGATTGGATGCCTTTTGAAAAAAATGAACAGGGCAAGCACGTGGGTATGAGTGCTGATTACATGGCAGTGTTTGGGCGACAGCTTGATATCTCTTCTAGGCTTGTAGAAACATCAAGCTGGGCTGAGACACTGGCGTTTGCTAGAGAGAAAAAATGCGACATCATTCCTTTTATTGTTGACACGCCAGAGCGTCGGGATTTTCTGCGTTTTACCCAGCCTTACCTGAGTGCGCCATTGGTGCTTGTGACGAGCATTAATGAAATTTTTGTGGACGCACTGCATCAAGTTTCAGGCAAAAAAGTCGGGATTGTTGGCGGGTATGCTATCAATGAAATGTTAAAAGCAAACTACCCAAAGATTAAATTTATAGAGGTAGAGAGTCTTGATAGAGGATTTGAACTTGTGCGTAAAGGAGAGCTGTTTGGCTTTGTAAACTCGCTTCCAGTGGCGGGGTATCAGATTCAGCAAAAGTATTTTGGGCAGCTTAAGATTGGTACAAAATTGGATGAGTTTTTGTCTTTGAGCGTGGGTGTGCGCGACGATGAGCCGATTTTGGCGGCGATTTTAGATAAAGCTATTGCGATGACATCATCAAATGAGCATCAGGAGATTTTTAACCGTTGGGTTTCAGTCAGCTATGAACGTGGGAGTGATTATGCGCTAGTGTTGTGGTGGGCGATTGGGCTTTCGAGTGTTTTTGGTGTGGTTGTGTTTCTTGTCGTAAAATCCAACAGGGCGCTCAACAGTGAGATTGAGGGGCGAAAAATTGTCGAACAAAAACTTACACGCTACATTGATTTGGTAGATAAGCATATTATCGTTTCTAGCACAGATTTAAGGGGAGTAATCACAGAAGCTTCGACCAAATTTTGTGAAATTTCAGGCTACAGCAAAGAAGAGTTGATAGGTAAAAAACACAATCTCATCAAAGACCCAAACACCCCAAAAGAATTTTACGAGCAGATGTGGAGAGACTTGATCGAGAAGGATTACTGGTCGGGTGAGGTACACAATAGATCAAAAAATGGCACTTATTATTGGGTGCGCGCGTCTATTTCGTCTATTTTTGATTTGCAGGGCAACAAGATAGGCTACACGGCCATTCGTCAAAACATCACCAGTGAAAAATTGCTCGAAGAGATGTCTATTAAAGATGAGTTGACAGGCGCCTTTAACCGACGCTTTTTCAATGAAAGCGTCCCAAGAATGATCAACAGCGCGAAGCGTGACAAAACGGTTGTTACGTTTGCGATTTTTGATGTGGATTATTTCAAGCCCTATAACGACACGTACGGGCACCAAGCGGGCGACAAAGCTTTAAAGAAGATTGTCGAGGCGGTTGCTGGGTGCTTGGGGCGCTCTGATGATACCTTGTACCGCTTGGGTGGCGAGGAGTTTGGTGTTTTTTACCGTGGTTTGGATATTTCTCAATCTAAAGACTTTTTGGAGAAAATGAGAATGGCAATCGAAGAACTCCGCATCAAACATGAAGGCAATAAAGCAAGCCCCTACATCACAGCGTCTTTTGGTGCTGTGATCAAAAAAGCCAATGAAATTTCAAGCCTCGACGCTCTTTATAAAGAAGCTGACGATTTGCTTTACGAAGCCAAAGAAGCGGGACGAAATAAAGTAAGGAGTAATGTGCCAGATGGAGTGAGTTAG
- a CDS encoding tyrosine-type recombinase/integrase → MRNDLIKTKFPGVYYIIDPTSKVKTYFARIKIIGLVNTDQIVGYSNDEIRTNPSIAYQKRNELIASLKSGKPLNKKITLQALFDEYIKHATLTQRKSTLDTKVYYFKKHFLKLSKKNITDIKTSDLQNLISSLLQKGYAPQTAKHQRNLIKAILNYAIKKRYIEINPAQNIEIPKFNNERKFFIEDEKAKMLYEEILDIPNNSYRLMFLFLLRGRRKGEILSLEWQDIDFYQKSYTIRDENNKISESQKYLLDDELLEHFTFLERGQKGLVFPSPITGKKMTDFPRSVWREMKNKLGLKMRLHDFRHLLGFTLVNNNIPLEIISKTLGHKSIKTTQRYSNMKEEMAKLGSDTFLDLLKK, encoded by the coding sequence ATGAGAAATGATTTAATCAAAACAAAATTCCCAGGCGTATACTACATAATAGATCCGACTTCAAAAGTTAAAACTTACTTTGCGAGAATAAAAATCATTGGTCTTGTAAACACTGATCAAATTGTGGGCTATTCAAACGATGAAATCAGAACCAACCCTTCTATTGCCTACCAAAAACGTAACGAACTTATTGCTTCGCTCAAGTCAGGCAAACCTCTTAATAAAAAAATAACCCTGCAGGCACTGTTTGATGAGTATATTAAACATGCTACACTAACACAGAGAAAATCAACCCTAGATACGAAAGTTTACTATTTTAAAAAACATTTTTTAAAACTTTCAAAAAAAAATATTACCGATATTAAAACGAGTGATTTACAAAATCTTATCAGCAGTTTGCTACAAAAAGGATATGCTCCGCAAACTGCAAAACACCAACGGAACCTAATTAAAGCAATCTTGAATTATGCTATTAAAAAAAGGTATATCGAGATTAACCCAGCCCAAAATATTGAAATTCCAAAATTCAACAACGAACGAAAATTTTTCATTGAGGACGAAAAAGCCAAAATGTTATACGAAGAGATTTTAGATATTCCTAATAATTCTTATCGACTAATGTTTTTGTTTCTTCTGCGCGGAAGACGGAAGGGTGAAATATTGAGTCTCGAATGGCAAGACATTGATTTTTACCAAAAAAGCTATACGATAAGAGACGAAAATAATAAAATATCAGAGTCTCAAAAATACCTTTTAGATGATGAACTGTTGGAGCATTTCACTTTTTTGGAGAGAGGTCAAAAAGGCCTTGTTTTTCCCTCCCCCATTACTGGAAAAAAAATGACCGATTTTCCCCGTTCGGTTTGGAGAGAAATGAAAAACAAGCTCGGGCTCAAAATGCGACTACATGACTTTAGGCACTTACTTGGCTTTACGCTTGTGAACAACAATATTCCACTTGAAATTATCTCCAAAACACTCGGGCACAAAAGCATAAAAACCACACAACGGTATAGCAACATGAAAGAAGAAATGGCAAAACTTGGGAGTGATACTTTCTTGGATTTGTTGAAAAAATAG
- a CDS encoding toxin-antitoxin system TumE family protein: protein MHSLENLLSLDGEIFPMDNGYWVKFEAKEVKPSEAIPHGVRYSLTLHDKTNQRILGYDNAHSYKPRNAKYGAKKETWDHIHKRMDTFPYEFDSAGQLMEDFWKAVEYCMYR from the coding sequence ATGCATAGTCTAGAAAACCTTCTCAGCTTAGACGGCGAAATTTTTCCGATGGATAATGGCTATTGGGTAAAGTTTGAAGCAAAAGAAGTCAAGCCTTCTGAAGCCATACCTCATGGCGTTAGATATTCATTAACGTTGCATGATAAAACAAATCAGCGCATTCTGGGTTATGACAATGCTCACAGCTACAAACCAAGAAATGCAAAATATGGCGCAAAGAAAGAAACATGGGATCACATTCATAAAAGAATGGATACTTTTCCTTATGAGTTTGATTCTGCCGGTCAGCTTATGGAGGATTTTTGGAAGGCAGTAGAGTACTGCATGTATCGGTAA
- a CDS encoding HVO_A0114 family putative DNA-binding protein encodes MKAKILRVGIMSKEEYKKRTIAIAKGEYTLKKNEPKVWFESVKSMGQILSFENQELLKLIIANKPQSLTELEQMSGRKKSNLSRTLKTLERYGIVELEKENKGIVPKVKATDFHVEFGIRSVA; translated from the coding sequence ATGAAAGCAAAGATTTTACGTGTCGGAATTATGTCTAAAGAGGAGTACAAAAAGCGCACCATTGCTATTGCAAAAGGGGAATATACCCTCAAAAAGAATGAGCCAAAAGTATGGTTCGAGTCCGTCAAGAGCATGGGACAGATACTGAGTTTTGAAAATCAAGAGCTTTTAAAATTAATCATAGCCAACAAACCTCAATCCTTAACAGAGCTTGAACAAATGAGTGGGCGTAAAAAATCAAATCTTTCAAGAACACTCAAAACACTTGAAAGATACGGCATTGTAGAGCTTGAGAAAGAGAACAAAGGCATTGTTCCTAAAGTCAAAGCAACGGATTTTCATGTTGAGTTTGGCATAAGAAGCGTGGCATAG
- the fic gene encoding protein adenylyltransferase Fic → MKSIDKQSIENAYRLFDCGDIEKMEVGTLKGLQQIHLYLFDGLYDFAGQIRELNISKGNFRFANSLYLKEVLAKIETMSENSFNEIIAKYVEVNIAHPFLEGNGRSMRIWLDMLLKKRLQKVVNWQFVGKEIYLQAMERSPINDLELRTLLGDNLTDDIHNREIIFKGIEQSYYYEGYEVY, encoded by the coding sequence ATGAAAAGCATAGATAAGCAGAGCATAGAAAACGCCTATCGTTTGTTTGATTGTGGTGATATTGAAAAGATGGAAGTGGGGACACTCAAAGGGCTTCAACAAATCCATCTTTATCTTTTTGATGGACTTTATGATTTTGCAGGTCAGATTAGAGAGCTTAACATCTCCAAGGGGAACTTTCGGTTTGCAAACAGCCTATACCTCAAAGAGGTTTTAGCCAAAATCGAAACAATGAGTGAAAACAGTTTTAATGAAATCATCGCCAAATACGTGGAGGTGAATATTGCCCATCCTTTCTTAGAGGGCAATGGCAGAAGCATGAGAATATGGCTTGATATGCTCTTAAAAAAGCGACTGCAAAAAGTTGTGAATTGGCAGTTTGTAGGCAAAGAAATTTACCTCCAAGCCATGGAGAGAAGCCCTATTAATGACCTAGAACTTAGAACACTCCTTGGCGACAACCTAACAGACGATATTCACAATAGAGAAATCATCTTCAAAGGAATAGAGCAGTCATACTATTATGAAGGGTATGAGGTTTATTAA
- a CDS encoding Fic family protein, whose amino-acid sequence MLSNLFANLDAKKSIIAQARPMPIETVQSLAKDFHLRYTYHSNAIEGNTLTLNETKVVLEGITIGGKTVVEHLEAINHQEAIHFIESLANENQVLCEKDIKLIHGLILKGIDAKNAGQYRTVNVKISGASHTPPSFFSLDNLMTELVENYHKAHAMHPIEKIARLHVGFAYIHPFVDGNGRTARLLMNLELMKSGYLPIIIEATQRATYYDALDAIAAKQSYESFIKLIAELEMKTLDERIEFLKNTKKDKRSKNVRQ is encoded by the coding sequence GTGTTATCAAACCTATTCGCCAACCTTGATGCCAAAAAGTCGATTATTGCACAGGCAAGACCAATGCCCATCGAAACGGTGCAAAGCTTGGCAAAAGACTTTCATCTTAGATACACGTATCACTCCAATGCCATAGAGGGCAATACCTTAACGCTCAATGAAACAAAGGTGGTTTTAGAGGGTATCACGATTGGTGGCAAGACCGTGGTTGAACATCTTGAAGCCATTAACCACCAAGAAGCAATACACTTCATCGAGAGCTTGGCCAATGAAAACCAAGTATTGTGTGAGAAAGATATTAAACTCATCCATGGTTTGATTCTAAAAGGAATTGATGCCAAAAATGCAGGACAATACAGAACAGTCAATGTTAAAATATCAGGCGCATCCCATACGCCTCCTTCGTTCTTTTCATTGGACAACCTAATGACTGAACTGGTTGAAAACTACCACAAAGCTCATGCCATGCACCCTATTGAAAAGATTGCAAGATTACATGTTGGTTTTGCCTATATTCATCCTTTTGTGGACGGCAATGGAAGAACAGCACGGCTATTGATGAATCTTGAACTAATGAAGTCTGGGTATTTGCCCATCATCATTGAAGCAACACAAAGAGCAACGTATTATGATGCACTTGATGCAATCGCCGCCAAGCAAAGCTATGAGTCTTTTATCAAACTCATAGCCGAACTTGAAATGAAGACCCTTGATGAGAGAATTGAGTTTTTGAAAAACACAAAAAAAGACAAAAGGAGTAAAAATGTACGACAATGA
- a CDS encoding virulence factor, translating into MYAVTFDLNTAYPASPTNAYDDIKKFMSVNGFSWQQGSVYFGDNSINAVTCVLVIQKLAKTHPWFASCVKDVRMLKIEELNDLLPAIS; encoded by the coding sequence ATGTACGCAGTAACTTTTGATTTAAATACCGCCTACCCTGCAAGCCCAACAAATGCCTACGATGATATTAAAAAGTTTATGAGTGTCAATGGTTTTTCATGGCAACAAGGAAGTGTGTATTTTGGAGACAATTCCATTAATGCAGTGACATGCGTTTTAGTTATTCAAAAACTTGCAAAAACACATCCGTGGTTTGCCTCCTGCGTCAAAGATGTACGTATGCTAAAAATTGAAGAGTTAAACGATTTACTCCCCGCTATTTCCTAG